The Stenotrophomonas sp. ZAC14D1_NAIMI4_1 DNA segment TCCACCGTGGCGGACCTGGCGCGCATGCCGCACCTGCTGGTGGCGGGTACGACCGGTTCGGGCAAGTCGGTGGCGGTCAACGCCATGGTGCTCAGCCTGCTGTTCAAGGCCTCGCCGAAAGACCTGCGCATGCTGATGATCGACCCGAAGATGCTCGAGCTGAGCGTCTACCAGGGCATCCCGCACCTGCTCGCGCCGGTGGTCACCGACATGAAGGAGGCCGCCAACGGCCTGCGCTGGTGCGTGGCCGAGATGGAGCGCCGCTACAAGCTGATGAGCGCGGTGGGCGTGCGCAACCTGGCCGGCTTCAACAAGAAGGTGAAGGACGCCCAGGACGCCGGCCAGCCGCTGATGGACCCGCTGTTCAAGCCGAACCCGGAACTGGGCGAGGCCCCGCGTCCGCTGGAGACGCTGCCGTTCGTGGTCATCTTCATCGACGAATTCGCCGACATGATGATGATCGTCGGCAAAAAGGTGGAAGAGCTGATCGCCCGCTTGGCGCAGAAGGCGCGTGCGGCCGGCATCCACCTGATCCTGGCGACCCAGCGCCCGTCGGTGGACGTGATCACCGGCCTGATCAAGGCCAACATCCCGACCCGCATCGCTTTCCAGGTCAGCTCGAAGATCGATTCGCGCACCATCCTGGACCAGTCCGGCGCTGAAACGCTGCTGGGCCACGGCGACATGCTGTACCTGCCGCCCGGCACGGCCATGCCCGAGCGTGTGCATGGCGCCTTCGTTTCCGACGATGAAGTGCACCGCGTGGTCGAGCACCTCAAGGCGATGGGCCCGGCCGATTACATCGATGGCGTACTGGACGAAGTGCAGACGATGGGCGATGGCGTGGTGGTCGGTGCGACCGGCCTGCCGGAAACCAGTGCTGCAGGTGACGAGTCCGATCCGCTGTACGACGAGGCGCTGCGGGTGGTTACCGAGACCCGCCGCGCGTCCATTTCCGGCGTGCAGCGCCGCCTGAAGATCGGCTACAACCGTGCGGCACGACTGATCGAGGCCATGGAAGCGGCCGGCGTGGTCAGCGCCCCCGAACACAATGGCGACCGCACGGTGTTGGCACCGCCGCCGCCGAAGTAAGCCCTGCCACGCCTACGACGTCCAAGGATCCGACGCATTTTCCGACCCGTTCCCTGCGCGCTGGCGCTGGCCTGTCTGCTTGCCGCCAGCCCGGCCCTGGCCGGGGCGTCGGCCGCGGCGCCGACACCGGCGCCGCCGTCGGTCGGCAGCGATGCCGAGGCCAGCAACAATTTCAGTTTTGTCCGCTACCGTGCGGATTACGTGGTACGGCCGGATGCCGGCAACGTGCAGACCGAAACCTACGAGATCCTGCTCAAGACCAAGGCGGCGGTGGAACAGTTCAGCCAGGTGCGGCTGAGCTACAGCGAGAAGATGGAGACCCTGGACGTGGTCAGCGCCTATACGCTGACCGCCGACGGCCAGCGCCGCGACGTGCCGGCCGACCGCATCTACACCCAGGAAAGCTATTCCAGCGCAGCCGCGGCCATGTATGCCGACCGCAAGGTGCGGGTGATCGTGTTTCCGAACCTGGCGCCGGGCACCCGCCTGGTCTACCAGGTGCGCCGCACCCAGCAGACCCCATATTTCCCCGGCTACTTCGGCCTGTGGGAAACCTTCAACGTGTTCACCCAGTACGACGATGCCGAAGTGACCCTGAGCGCGCCGGCCAGCCTGCCCATGCATGTGGACAGCCGGGGCGTGCAGGGCAGCGATACGCCGACGGTGAAGGACGGCCAGGCGCAGTGGCGCTGGCGCTACCAGCGCCGCGACCCGATGCAGGCGCAGAACTGGGCGGCGGCGGTATGGGAGTTCGGCCCGAACATCATGGCCAGCACGTACCGAGACTGGGCCCAGGTCGGGCGCGCCTACCAGGTCAAGGCCGGCCAGGCCGCGCAGGTGACCCCGCAGATCCAGGCACTGGCCGATGAGGTGACCGCCGGCCTGGTCGACCGCAAGGCACAGGCCGACGCGCTCTATCGCTGGGTGGCGCAGAACATCCGCTACGTGGCCGTGTACCTGGGCAACGGCGGGCTGGAGCCGAACAGCGCGCAGAGCATCCTCGACAACCACTATGGCGACTGCAAGGACCATGTGGTGATCCTCGAAGCGCTGCTGGCAGCCAAGGGCATCGCCAGTTCGCCGGTGCTGATCGGTGCCGGGGGTGGCCCGACGCTGCCGAAGATCCCGGTGCTGGGCCGGTTCAACCACGCCATCACCTATGTGCCCGAGTTCGATCTGTACCTGGATTCGACCAGTGCTTGGGCGCGCTTCGGCCAGCTGCCCGATGGCGACCTGGGGGCGCCGGTGCTGCGCACCCGTGATGCCACCCTGGCGCGCACGCCGGACAACGATCCGCAGCGCAATGCCACGGCGATGGACGTGCGCTTCACCTTTGATGCGCAGGGCAACCTGCGCGGTGAGACGGTGCCGCAGCTGAGCGACAATGCCGAGATCGGCATGCGCGCGCAGTTCGCCCAGCTCAACACGCAGAACCGGGCACGTGCCGAAGAGTCGATCATGGCCGCCTCCGGTTTCGACGGGCGCGGCCAGCTGCAGCTGCTGGGCGTGCCGGTCGACCTGACCCATCCGTTCGGCTACCGCATGGCGTTCCAGGCCGAAGACTACGTGGACTTCAGCGTGGCCGGCGGGATGGCCGTGCCGGACCCGCCGGGCGGCGAATCGGTGCGCGGGCTGTACGCCACGGCGTCGGCCCCGGCCAACGAAACGCCGTTCTACTGCAACGCCAGCCTGCGCGAGGAAACCTACCGCCTGCAGTTCCCGGGCAGCGTGCCGATCATCGCAATCCCGCAGAGCCAGCATTTCAGCAATGCTGCCGGTGATTACCGGGTGGACTGGACGCGGCAAGGGCAGGAGGTGGTCGTCCATCACCGCCTGCAGCAGAACGCCGTGCGGGGTGCCGATGCGCTGTGCCAGCCGGAGGATTACCCGGCCTTCCGCGCGCTGTACCGCGAGGTGCGCCGCGGGTTCCGCGGGCAGGTGCTGTACGGCAGATTGCCGGGTGCGGCCGGCTGAATCGCCGATGCACGCGCGGGGCGGCATAATGTCGCCCTGATCGCCCATTCATCTTCATCCGGGCACACTGGCTCCCAACTTTCCTGGCGCATGCGCCCACAGGATTCCTGCATGAACATCCGCTTCCGTCGTTTCCTTGCCACCACCACCCTGGCCGTGGCCTGCGCCGCTGCCGGCAGCGCCTGGGCCGGCGCCCGCGATGACCTGAAGACCTTCACCAGTGGCCTGAAGGGTCTGGATGGCCAGTTCAGCCAGCAGGTGTTCGACAGCCGTGGCAAGGTGAAGGAATCGACCAGCGGCCGCGTGGCCCTGTCGGCGCCGCGCCTGTTCCGCTGGGAGTATGTGCGCCCGCATGAGCAGCTGATCGTGGCTGATGGCAAGAAGGTCTGGATGTACGAGCCGGACCTGGAGCAGGCCACCGTGCGCGAGCAGGGCAAGGAAGAGCAGAACAGCCCGCTGACCGCGCTGATCAATCCGGCGCTGCTGGAACAGCAGTACGACCTGAGTGAAGAGGCGGCCAAGCGTGACGGCCTGCAGTGGCTGTCGCTGTCGCCGAAGCGCGATACCGAAGCCAGCTTCCAGTACGCCGCGCTGGGCTTCAACGCGCAGGGCCTGGCCAAGATGGAAATCACCGATGCGGTCGGCCAGCGCACCGTCATCACCTTCAGTGGCTGGAAGCGCAACCCGGGCTTCGCCGCCGGCACCTTCAGCTTCACCCCGCCGAAGGGCACCGACGTCATCGGTAACTGATCAAGGTTGCCGACCTGGTGGGTGCCAACCGTTGGTTGGCACGCTTTTGACCTGCCGGCCAACGGCCGGCACTACCGACCTACCGCTCTGGTGGGTGCCAACCGTTGGTTGGCACGCTTTTGATCTGCCGGCCAGCGGCCGGCACTACCGACATGGTTCGCCGGGCAGAGCCCGGCGCTACCGAGGGGCAGCGCGGTACAATAAGCGCGTGCCAAGACATCGTTCCACTTCATTCCCCGGCCCCGATCTGCTGAGCGTCGATCGGGAACATCTGCGCCCGCTGGCCGAGCGCATGCGCCCGCGCACCCTCGACGAAATGGTCGGGCAGAAGCGCCTGCTGGCGCCTGAAAGCGCGCTGCGCCGTGCGGTCGAATCGGGTCGCGTGCATTCGATGATCCTGTGGGGTCCGCCGGGCTGCGGCAAGACCACGCTGGCGCTGCTGCTGGCCGAGTATTCCGACGCCGAGTTCCGCGCCATCTCGGCCGTGCTCTCCGGCCTGCCGGAAGTACGGCAGGTGCTGGCCGAGGCCGCGCAGCGTTTCGCCGAAGGCCGGCGCACCGTGCTGTTCGTCGACGAAGTGCATCGCTTCAACAAAGCGCAGCAGGATGCGTTCCTGCCGCACATCGAGCGCGGCACCATCCTGTTCGTTGGTGCCACCACCGAAAATCCGTCGTTCGAGCTGAACTCGGCGCTGTTGTCGCGCTGCCGCGTACACGTGCTGGAAGGCGTTTCGCCCACCGACATCGTGGAGGCGCTTGAGCGTGCGCTGGGGGATCGCGAACGCGGCCTCGGCGAAGAACACATCGAGGTCGCCCCCGAGCTGCTGCTGGAGATCGCCACCGCTGCTGATGGTGATGTGCGCCGTGCGCTGACCCTGCTGGAGATCGCCGCTGAGCTGGCGGGCGGGGAGGGCGGGCGTATCACGCCGCAGACCCTGACCCAGGTGCTGGCCGACCGCACGCGCCGCTTCGACAAGGGCGGCGAACAGTTCTATGACCAGATCTCGGCGCTGCACAAATCCGTACGCAGCTCCAACCCCGATGCCGCGTTGTATTGGCTGACCCGCATGCTGGATGGTGGTTGCGATCCGTCCTACCTGGCGCGCCGGTTGACCCGCATGGCCATCGAGGATATCGGCCTGGCCGACCCGCGCGCGCAGAGCATGGCGCTGGAAGCGTGGGATATCTACGAGCGCCTGGGCAGCCCGGAAGGCGAGCTCGCCTTTGCCCAGCTGGTGCTCTATCTGGCCAGCACCGCCAAATCGAACGCCGGCTATGCCGCCTTCAACCAGGCCAAGGCTGATGTGCGCGAAAGTGGCACTGAAGAGGTGCCGCTGCACCTTCGCAACGCGCCGACCAAGCTGATGAAGGAGCTCGGATACGGGGCGGAGTACCAGTACGACCACGATGCCGAAGGTGGCATTGCGCTGGACCAGACCGGTTTCCCGGATGCGATGGGCGAGCGCGTGTACTACAACCCGGTGCCGCGCGGGCTGGAGATCAAGCTGAAGGAAAAGCTGGACCGGCTGCGTGCCGAGCGCGAAGCGGCGCGGGCCGCCAAGGGCCGCTGACCCCGCTTCTGTAGAGTCGAGCTTGCTCGACTGCTCCTGTGCGGCAGTCGAGCAAGCTCGACTCTACGGAATGCCGGCAGTCGAGCATGGCTCGACTCTACATTTGTCGCGTCCGCCGGCTTTTGGCACACTTCGCGGCTTCTCCATCAAGGATTGATGCCGTGGATCAGTTGATTCTGCCGTTGAAGCGCTATGCCCAGTTCGAGGGCCGCGCCAATCGCCGCGAGTACTGGATGTTCCAGTTGTTCCTGATGCTGGTCGCCGTGGCCATCTCGCTGCTGGGGGGCGTGCTGGCCATCATCATGCGCGGCAATGAGGACGCGCTGGCCGCGATCGTCATGGGTTTCATGGGCCTGCTGAGCCTGGTGTGGCTTGCCACGCTGCTGCCGCTGATCGCCGTCACCGTGCGCCGCCTGCACGATTGCAACCAGTCGGGTTGGCTGTACCTGCTGGCCCTGGTGCCCGGTGGTGGTCTGGTCATCCTGGTGTTCGCGCTGTTGCCGGGCACGCCGGAGGAAAATCGCTACGGCCCGATACCGCCGGAGTTCGGCTGAGTCCCGGCCGCGCCGCATTCGCCGGGCATGGCCCGGCGCTACCACTGGCGCAGGGCCCCAGGATCGCGCGCGCGATACACAGTGTGACGTTTGATCGATGTGATAATCATTCGCGTTTAAGGTAGACTGCGGTCCCTTGATGAAGAGGCGGCCGCGTCCGCCGCATCCGTCACCCATGATGTTTTCCGCACGTTCCTTCGGCTGTCTGGCCGCCCTGATGATGGGGGTCTTGATGGTTGCTCCCTACGCCCACGCGCAGCAGCGCAATCCGCAGCAGCTGATGGGCCGCACCGTGCTGGACGAGCCTGCGTCCAGCTACCGCTTCGAACGTTTCGTGATCAACAGCCCCGACCAGCAGCGCCGCTGGCGGGTGAACGTGGCGATCCCGGCCAAGGCCTCGAAGACGCCGTCGCCGGTGTTGTATGCCCTGGATGGCAACGCCGTTGCCATGGTGCTGGACCAGCCGCTGCTGGCAGAGCTGGCCGCGAGCAAGGCACCGCCGGTGCTGGTGCTGATCGGCTACGACAACGAGCTGCGCATCGACTCGCCGGCGCGCACCCGCGACTACACCGCCTGGATCGACCGCGCCGATGACGAGGGTGGCACGACCCAGGCTGTCGGTGGCGGTGCGGATCTGTTCCTTGACCTGATCGAGCGCCGCATCAAGCCGGAAGTGGAGCGCCGCGCCAACATCGACACCCACCAGCAGTCGCTGTGGGGCCACTCGCTGGGTGGCCTGTTCGTGCTCAATGCGCTGTACACGCGCCCGGCTGCATTCCAGCGTTATCTGTCGGCCAGCCCGTCGCTGTGGTGGAGCCAGGGCGCCGCCCTCGGCGACCCGGAGCAGCAGTTCGTGCAGAACGTGCATGGCCAGTCCGCCAAGGTGTGGCTGATGCTGGGCGGTGCCGAGCGGGTTGGTGATCGCGGCAAGCGCGACATGACCAACCCGCGCGTGGTTGCGCATCTGCGTCGCATCGGCGGCGCCACCCCGGATGCGGCCATGCAGCTGTCCTCGCGCCTGGCCAAGGTGCCCGGCCTGAGCGTGCAGTACCGCGAATTCCCCGGCCTCGGCCATGGCCCGATGCTGCCGGCCTCGTTCCACGCCGCACTGCATGAGCTGTACGGCGTGACCGACCGCAGCGTGGATGACGGCAAGGCGCCGGCGCCCGCCAACGCTGCAGAGTGATCTTCCGCACGGCCTGGCCGTGCACCCCCACTACCCAGGCGTGACTGCCGATGTGCAGCGGCCCAGGCAACCGATGAATCCCGCGCCACGTGGCGCGGCCTACGTGTGCAAGGAGCCTTCCATGTCGTTTCGTCCGTCCCTCCGCCTGACCTCCCTGGCCGCCGGCCTGCTGCTGGCGGTCACCGCCACCGCCCAGCCGGTGTTCGACCAGCCAGCCAGCGCCACCTTCAACGGCACGGTGATCTCGCGCGGCGAGAATGTCGTGCCGGGCAGCACCGCCGAGGTCATCGGCCGCGGTTTCGTGCCGGGCCAGCAGGTCAGCCTGGTGCGCGGTGACAGCGTGCTCAACGCGCAGCCGCTGGTGGTCGATGCCGATGGCAACTTCAAGACCCAGCTTGCCATTCCGGCCGACGCCGTCCCGGGTACCCATCCGGTGGTGGTGCGTGCCAGCCAGCCGTCGGCCGCCACGGTGCTGAAGCTGCGCGTCTCGCCGCAGCTGCCGTTGTCGGGCCAGCAGCAGTTCGCCACCCAGTCCAACAAGCTGGTGCCGGGCCTGTACCAGTCGGCCTACAGCGCGGCCAGCAATGCCGTGTTCGTCACCTCGGCCGTCGGCCGTCCGCCGGTTACCCAGTCGCAGCTGCTGAAGCTGGACCCGAAGACGCTGAAGGTGACCAAGGCGATCACCCCGGCACAGGTGGCCGGCACCACCAACGGCGCGGTGTACGCGGTCTATGGCGTGGGCGTGGATGACACCAACGGCAACGTCTGGGTGACCAATACCCGCCAGAACTCGATCGCGGTCTACCGCCAGAAGGATCTGTCGCTGGTCCACCAGTTCCCGGTCGATACCGTGCCGCACGCGCGCGACGTCGTGGTCGATGGCACCCACGGCAAGGTGTTTGCTTCGGCCACCGGCGAAGACCACCTGTCGGTGTTCGATGCCAAGACGCTGAAGGAGCTGCCGTCGATCACCCTGGAGTCGGGCGTCGACGAAGGCAAGTTCACCCCGATGAGCCTGGTGCTGGATGAAAAGGCCGGCAAGCTGTTCACCGTCAGCATCGGCACCCCCGAAGCCGCAGTGATCGACGTGGCCAGCGGCGAAGTCGACAAGGTCATCGACCTGGGCAACTCGATCAGTGCGTCGGGCGTGGCCTTCGATGCGCAGCAGAACCGTCTGTACGTCGCCTCGCAGGGCACCGACAACCTGCTGATCGTCGATGTGGCCAGCGGCAAGGTCGTGCACGACGTGCCGGTGGGTGCCGGTGCGCTGAATGTCGCCTTCGATGACAAGAGCGGCCTGGCCTATGTCACCAACCGCGGTGCTGGCACCGTCACTGTTGTCGATCGCGCTGGCAAGGTGGTCGGTAACCTCGATGGCGGCACCTTCCCCAACCATGTGCGCGCCGATGGCAAGGGCAGCGTGTTCGCGGTGAACAAGTCGCGCGGCGCCGACGACGCCAAGGGCGACCGCATCACCCGCATCACCCCGCGCCAGCCGTAACCCACGTGCCGGGCGAGGGCAGTGCCTTCGCCCGGCCAGCAAGGAGATTCCGCATGACCATCGCTTCCCGCCTGCGCCTGTGTGCGCTTCCGTTGGCCGTTTCGTTGGCCGTTTCGTTGGCGCTCGCCGCCTGTGGCGGCACGTCCGCGCCGCCTGCAGCGACCGACGCTGCACCGGCCGCCACCGAAGCCCAGGCCACGGCCGCCGAGCTGCCTGCCGGCTGGCAGCGCGTGGCGGGTACTGACCTGCCGGCACTGACCGGCCAGGTGCCGGTGCTGCCGGCCAAGGTGCGCTCCGACGACGGGGCTGATGCCGAGGTGACGGACACCAGCCGCATCATCGCCGGCGGCGACGATGTGATTGCCGTGCTGGAAGCGCTCGGCCTGGGCAAGCAGGTGTTCGCTGCGCCGACCAACACCACCACGCAGGCCGGCCAGGCCGCGCCACACCAGTTCCTGTTCAACCGCACCACCGGCGTGGAGGGCGTGGTGAGCCTGCATGGCTCGCTGTTCCTGGGCAACAGCCTGCGTCGCCACACCGTGCTGGCCGGCAAGCTGCGCGAAGTGGGCGAGTCGGCCGTGGTCATCGATGACCTGCAGCCGGCGCCGGACAAAGTGCGCAAGGTGGCCGCGGCCGTCGGCCTGGCCGATGCCGGGCAGACCCTGGCCACCCAGGTGCAGCGCCAGCTGGATGAGGCGGCGGCGCTGGGCAAGGGCCTGGCGCACGCGCCGCGCGTGATCCACGTGTCGGCCACCGGCGGTGGCGGCGCACCGACCGTGGCGGGCGCAGACAGCGCCTCGGCCGAGATGATCGCCCTGGCGGGCGGCGTCAACATCGGCAGCGAGGCAGGCGTCAAGAACTACTCGCAGCTGAGCAACGAGGGCGTCATCGCCGCCGCGCCGGAGGTGATCCTGGTGACCGAGCATGATCTGCAGCAGTTTGGCGGCGCCGAAGGCCTGTGGAAGGCCTATCCGACCCTGAAGCAGACCCCGGCCGGCGCGGCCAACCGGGTCTGGGTGATGCCGGATGTGCAGTTGAAGTACACCAGCGTCGGCACCGGCGCCGGGGCGCTGGCCCTGGCCAAGGCCCTGGCGGCGCTTCCGCCGGCATGAGTCCGGCTGATCGGCGCCGTCGTCGCGGGCGGGTGATGCTGCTGGTGGCACTGCTGGCCCTGTTGGGCGCGGTGCTGGCGTCGTTCGCGATGGGGCCGCTGCGCCTGCCGCCTCTGGATGTTCTGCAGGCCCTGGGGGTGAAGCTGGGCCTGGTCGATCCGCAGGCGGTCAGCCGCCGCGACCTCGCCGTGGTGTGGCAGCTGCGCATTCCGCGCGCCCTGCTGGGGGCCATGGTGGGGGCGGCGTTGGCGATGGCCGGTGCGAGCCTGCAGGGATTGTTCGGCAATCCGCTGGCCGACCCCGGCATCGTCGGCGTCAGCCAGGGCGCGGCGCTGGGCGCCGTGGCGGCGATCGTCCTGGGGGCGGCAGGCGCGGCGGGCTGGCTGGTGCCGGTGGCCGCTTTCGCCGGTGGTGCACTGGCCATCGGCCTGACGTATGCGTTGGCGCGGCCGGGGAAGGGCAGCGGCAATGCGACGTTGTTGCTGGTGGGCATTGCGATGGCCGCGTTCTGCTCGGCGCTGATCGGCTTCCTCACCTACATCGCCAGCGAGAGCGAGCTGCAATCGCTGGTGTTCTGGCAGATGGGCTCGCTGGCGCAGGCCAACTGGTCGGATGTGGCGGCGGTGTTGCCGCTGTTCGCCATTGGCGTCTTCGCGCTGCTGCGGCTGGCGACGCCACTGGACATGCTGGCGCTGGGTGAGCGCCAGGCCCAGCATCTGGGCCTGGATGTTGCGGCCACGCGGCGCAGGCTGGTGGCGTTCAGCGCGCTGCTGGTGGGTGCGGCGGTGGCGTTTGCCGGTTCGATCAGCTTCGTGGGCCTGGTGGTGCCGCACGTGGCACGCCTGCTGGTCGGCCCCGGCCATCGCTGGCTGCTGCCGGTGTCGGGCGTGTTGGGCGCCTTGCTGATCGTCATCGCCGATACCGCCGCGCGCACGCTGGATCCGCCGGCGGAGATTCCGCTGGGCCTGTTCTCGGCCGCGTTGGGCGCACCGTTCTTCCTGTGGCTGGTGCTGCAGCAGCGCCGCAAGGACACGCCATGAGCGATTTCCTGCAGTTGCGCGATGTGGTCGTACGCCGCCAGCAGCGCGAGATCCTGCATGGCATCACCCTGGCGTTCGCGCCGGGTACGGTGACGGCGCTGGTCGGCCCCAATGGCGCCGGCAAATCGACCCTGCTTGCCGTTGCCGCGGGCGACCTGCGCCCGGACGTGGGCGAGGTGCAGCTGCATGGCGCACCGTTGCGCAGCTACAAGGCCGGTCCTTTGGCGCGCGAGCGTGCGGTGATGCCGCAGGAACACGGCGTGCGCTTCGCCTTCAGCGTTGAAGAAGTGGTGGCAATGGGGCGCCTGCCGCATCCACCGGACCCTGCAGCGGACGATGCGCGGGTGGAAGCGGCCATCGACGCCGCCGAGTTGCAGGCGTTGCGCCTGCGCGAGGTGCAGCAGTTGTCCGGTGGTGAATCGGCGCGCACCACGTTTGCGCGCGTGCTGGCGCAGGACACGCCGTTGCTGCTGCTGGATGAGCCGACGGCCGCGCTTGATCTGCGCCACCAGGAGCGCACGTTGCGCAGCGTGCGCGCATGCGCCGAAGCGGGCGCGTGCGTGATCGTCGTGCTGCACGACCTCAATCTGGCGGCTGGCTATGCCGATCGCATCGTGCTGCTGGAGCAGGGCAGGGTGGCGGCCGATGGCACGCCGCTGCAGGTGCTGACGGAAGCAAACCTGCAGCGCGTGTACCAGCAGGATGTGGTGGTGCTGGAGCATCCTCGGCGTGGGGTGCCATTGGTGGTGGTGACCTGATGCAGTAAAGCGTCGCACTGCACGGCGACGTATCATTGGCGGTTCGTTTTTTTCAACGGACTGACCCCCATGAAGCATCACTTCCCGCGCACCGCACTGCTGGTTTCCATGGTTGCAGCGGCGTGCTCCGCCCACGCCGCATCCACGCGTACGGTGTCGATCGAAAAGGCGGCCGACCAGGCCACGTCAATCGAAACGCGCCATGCACAAGGCCCGGGTGCCGCCGCTGACCTGTTCACCACGCACTACTACGCAGGTGGCGCGATGATGATGGCCTGGGCGGACCAGCGCGTGCTGCTGCTCTGCAAGAAGTCGGCGTACCTCAAGCTGCCGGGCATGAAGCCTGCAGCCAGCGAACTGCCGCTGGAGAAGCGGCAGATGGTCGGCTACCAGGCCATGATGGCCGGCTACGGCGGAATTGCCGCGGTTGGTGGGCTGGTGGATGGCTCGATTGAAGTGGCCGATGATGGAAGCGAAGTGCGCCGCCAGGCCGAACGCAGCTGGGCCTACGGCATTGAACGCTACGATGTGATCAGCCAGCGCATGCCCAATGGCGCACTGCGCGTGCGGGCGCTGAAGACCGCAACGGTGAACAACGCCAAGCCGTCCAAACCGGGCGCCACCTTCAGCACCGATGAGGACCAGGCGGCGCGCCTTGCCGAGCTGGGTGCGGTGGGCAGCTGGACGGAAATCACGATCCACGACACGCCCAAGCGTGGCGAGGTGGATGCCGATTACTCGCTGAAGGAGTGGGTGTCGGTGACCGGCGATCATGCCGCGACCGTGGGTGAGGCGCGGCGGATCAACGGCTGCGAGTGATGCTCGCTGCAGGGGGCAGAGCCCTTGGCCGCCCGGGGTCGGATCCTTTCGCGCAGCGAAAGGCTCTGACCCCAGCAAGCCTCATCGTTCCACCTGTGCGCTCAATATTCACTTGCGCGCCAGAATGACAGGTCTAGAATGCGCCCCATGAACCGGATGCCGCTCCTGAAGTTTTTCACCCTGACCCGCGCTAGCGCGGAACGGGCGTGTCTGCCTGGAGTGCCACGAGGCCGTTGATACGGCCATCGATGGACCATCCACAGAGCGCCCTTCGGGGCGCTCTTTTCGTTTGGGGCGTTGCGGCCTCGGTAGAGTCGACCGTTGGTCGACTGATTTCTGCCCTGGCAGTCGACCAACGGTCGACTCTACCCATCCCATTGTTTTCACCAGATACACCAAGGAGAACGTGCCATGCACCAGATCGCCGAGACCGAACGCTAGCCGCGCGCCCTGTCGCCAACCGGGGTGCGCGGCCCCTGAAGTTGGCTTTGCAGGAACCTCTCTCATGAACACCCAAGTCCTTTCCCGTCGTCGCAACCTCGGCATCATTGCCCACATCGACGCCGGCAAAACCACGTTGACCGAACGCCTGCTGTGGAAAAGCGGCGAGATCCATCGCGTCGGCGAAGTACATGACGGCAACGCGACCACCGATTTCTCGGCGATCGAACGCGAACGCGGCATCACCATCGGCGCTGCGGCCGTGCAGGCGCAATGGGCGCCGCGCGACCTGCCACCGCATCGGCTGACCCTGATCGACACCCCCGGCCACATCGACTTCGCCATTGAAGTCGAGCGTTCGCTGCGCGTGCTCGACGGCGCCGTGGCCGTGTTCTCGGCCGTGGATGGCGTGCAGCCGCAGTCCGAAACCGTGTGGCGCCAGGCACGCCGGCATCGTGTGCCGCTCGTCGCTTTCGTCAACAAGATGGACCGCGTCGGCGCGTCGTTCGAGCGCGTGCTGGAGCAGCTGCAGGACAAGCTGCAGGCGCGACCGTGGGCGCTGGGCGTGCCGCTGGGCAGTGAAAGCGATTTCCATGGCTGGGTCGATCTGGTCGACGAACGCGTGCTGCGTTGGCAGGACGGCGCTGCGGCGTCCATCACCCCCTGGGGCGAGGACGAGCGCGGGCAATGGCAGGCGCAGCGGCAGGCGCTCATCGAGGCGGTAGCCGACCATGACGACGTGCTGGCCACGGCGTGGCTGGAAGGCGGCGTGATCGATGCGGCCATGCTGCGCGCGGCCATCCGTCGGGCCACGCTGGCGGGCGCCGGCGTGCCGGTGCTGGCGGGCGCAGCGTTCAAGGACAAGGGCATCGAAACGCTGTTGGACGCAGTGGTCGATTACCTGCCGTCGCCGCTGGACCGCCCGGCCGTCACTGCCGAAGCGGAACAGGGCGAGGTGTCGCTGCCGCCGGATCCGGAAGGTCCGCTGGCGGGCCTGCTGTTCAAGATCACCCACCAGCAGCACGGTGCGCTGAGCTTCGTGCGCTTGTACTCGGGCAGCTTGAAGGTGGGTGACGCCATTGCCAGCTCGCAGCACCCGCAAGGGCGTCGCGTCAGCCGCCTGGTGCGCGTGCAG contains these protein-coding regions:
- a CDS encoding DUF3857 domain-containing protein gives rise to the protein MFRPVPCALALACLLAASPALAGASAAAPTPAPPSVGSDAEASNNFSFVRYRADYVVRPDAGNVQTETYEILLKTKAAVEQFSQVRLSYSEKMETLDVVSAYTLTADGQRRDVPADRIYTQESYSSAAAAMYADRKVRVIVFPNLAPGTRLVYQVRRTQQTPYFPGYFGLWETFNVFTQYDDAEVTLSAPASLPMHVDSRGVQGSDTPTVKDGQAQWRWRYQRRDPMQAQNWAAAVWEFGPNIMASTYRDWAQVGRAYQVKAGQAAQVTPQIQALADEVTAGLVDRKAQADALYRWVAQNIRYVAVYLGNGGLEPNSAQSILDNHYGDCKDHVVILEALLAAKGIASSPVLIGAGGGPTLPKIPVLGRFNHAITYVPEFDLYLDSTSAWARFGQLPDGDLGAPVLRTRDATLARTPDNDPQRNATAMDVRFTFDAQGNLRGETVPQLSDNAEIGMRAQFAQLNTQNRARAEESIMAASGFDGRGQLQLLGVPVDLTHPFGYRMAFQAEDYVDFSVAGGMAVPDPPGGESVRGLYATASAPANETPFYCNASLREETYRLQFPGSVPIIAIPQSQHFSNAAGDYRVDWTRQGQEVVVHHRLQQNAVRGADALCQPEDYPAFRALYREVRRGFRGQVLYGRLPGAAG
- the lolA gene encoding outer membrane lipoprotein chaperone LolA, which translates into the protein MNIRFRRFLATTTLAVACAAAGSAWAGARDDLKTFTSGLKGLDGQFSQQVFDSRGKVKESTSGRVALSAPRLFRWEYVRPHEQLIVADGKKVWMYEPDLEQATVREQGKEEQNSPLTALINPALLEQQYDLSEEAAKRDGLQWLSLSPKRDTEASFQYAALGFNAQGLAKMEITDAVGQRTVITFSGWKRNPGFAAGTFSFTPPKGTDVIGN
- a CDS encoding replication-associated recombination protein A, producing MRPRTLDEMVGQKRLLAPESALRRAVESGRVHSMILWGPPGCGKTTLALLLAEYSDAEFRAISAVLSGLPEVRQVLAEAAQRFAEGRRTVLFVDEVHRFNKAQQDAFLPHIERGTILFVGATTENPSFELNSALLSRCRVHVLEGVSPTDIVEALERALGDRERGLGEEHIEVAPELLLEIATAADGDVRRALTLLEIAAELAGGEGGRITPQTLTQVLADRTRRFDKGGEQFYDQISALHKSVRSSNPDAALYWLTRMLDGGCDPSYLARRLTRMAIEDIGLADPRAQSMALEAWDIYERLGSPEGELAFAQLVLYLASTAKSNAGYAAFNQAKADVRESGTEEVPLHLRNAPTKLMKELGYGAEYQYDHDAEGGIALDQTGFPDAMGERVYYNPVPRGLEIKLKEKLDRLRAEREAARAAKGR
- a CDS encoding DUF805 domain-containing protein, producing the protein MDQLILPLKRYAQFEGRANRREYWMFQLFLMLVAVAISLLGGVLAIIMRGNEDALAAIVMGFMGLLSLVWLATLLPLIAVTVRRLHDCNQSGWLYLLALVPGGGLVILVFALLPGTPEENRYGPIPPEFG
- a CDS encoding alpha/beta hydrolase-fold protein; protein product: MMFSARSFGCLAALMMGVLMVAPYAHAQQRNPQQLMGRTVLDEPASSYRFERFVINSPDQQRRWRVNVAIPAKASKTPSPVLYALDGNAVAMVLDQPLLAELAASKAPPVLVLIGYDNELRIDSPARTRDYTAWIDRADDEGGTTQAVGGGADLFLDLIERRIKPEVERRANIDTHQQSLWGHSLGGLFVLNALYTRPAAFQRYLSASPSLWWSQGAALGDPEQQFVQNVHGQSAKVWLMLGGAERVGDRGKRDMTNPRVVAHLRRIGGATPDAAMQLSSRLAKVPGLSVQYREFPGLGHGPMLPASFHAALHELYGVTDRSVDDGKAPAPANAAE